In Fundidesulfovibrio magnetotacticus, a single window of DNA contains:
- a CDS encoding NfrA family protein, whose amino-acid sequence MKPTFHSLRDAPRIFAAPALVLALAVVLALGVARAMTGPDPVPPPSAKSVQLSRDDQLLLYAELSKTLMELKRPEEAETALQASLALEPTASGYSELAKAYQSQGRNDLAVEEYRKALALREDPQDLADLGYCLLAQGKRKDALTAWDKALALEPERLRLWEDAGYAAMVLARNDAAKQYFKAAIDNQPLYPARDEDEARRTRETVHRLRQEVTKLDESLSLTAYLTYYTSRAGQSDAPGGQGGIYQPSVSGVEAAWTPPVIGLRDDRLFQVVARLNWTLERQSMAFDPDSAQGAVGLRYKPFKSQNVSFGAERLIKIGKNAEDNWLLRAMGSWADGYGLDPERSNWNFSYLYLEADRYLENPARFLFNGEVRQGWSFKVARNATLTPHLVANARIWTPDDNRLSLWEAGVGLSFKYRFNETKYTTPRSYLEVLAQYKAGRLYNRTTDQGVDGLYLTTILRY is encoded by the coding sequence ATGAAACCGACCTTTCACTCCCTACGCGACGCGCCGCGCATCTTCGCGGCCCCGGCGCTTGTCCTGGCCCTGGCGGTCGTCCTGGCCCTGGGCGTCGCCCGCGCCATGACCGGCCCCGATCCCGTGCCGCCGCCCTCCGCCAAGTCCGTGCAACTCAGCCGCGACGACCAGCTGCTGCTGTACGCCGAACTCTCCAAGACCCTCATGGAGCTCAAGCGCCCCGAAGAGGCCGAGACGGCCCTCCAGGCCTCCCTGGCCTTGGAGCCCACGGCTTCGGGCTATTCCGAGCTGGCCAAGGCCTATCAGAGCCAGGGCCGCAACGACCTGGCCGTGGAGGAATACCGCAAGGCCCTGGCCCTGCGCGAAGACCCCCAGGACCTGGCGGACCTGGGCTACTGCCTGCTGGCCCAGGGCAAGCGCAAGGACGCCCTGACCGCCTGGGACAAGGCCCTGGCACTGGAACCCGAGCGCCTGCGCCTCTGGGAGGACGCGGGCTACGCCGCCATGGTCCTGGCCCGCAACGACGCGGCCAAGCAGTACTTCAAGGCCGCCATCGACAACCAGCCCCTCTACCCCGCCCGCGACGAGGACGAGGCCCGCCGCACCCGCGAAACCGTCCACCGTCTGCGCCAGGAGGTCACCAAGCTCGACGAGAGCCTGAGCCTCACGGCCTACCTGACCTACTACACCAGCCGGGCGGGCCAGTCCGACGCGCCCGGCGGCCAGGGCGGCATCTACCAGCCCTCCGTGAGCGGCGTGGAGGCGGCCTGGACCCCGCCCGTCATCGGCCTGCGCGACGACCGCCTCTTCCAGGTGGTGGCCCGCCTCAACTGGACCCTGGAACGCCAAAGCATGGCCTTCGACCCGGACTCGGCCCAGGGCGCGGTGGGGCTGCGCTACAAGCCCTTCAAGAGCCAGAACGTCTCCTTCGGGGCCGAACGGCTCATCAAGATCGGCAAGAACGCCGAGGACAACTGGCTCCTGCGCGCCATGGGCTCCTGGGCCGACGGCTACGGATTGGACCCCGAGCGCTCCAACTGGAACTTCAGCTACCTCTACCTGGAGGCCGACCGCTACCTGGAGAATCCCGCGCGATTCCTCTTTAACGGCGAGGTCCGCCAGGGCTGGAGCTTCAAAGTGGCGCGCAACGCCACGCTCACGCCGCACCTGGTGGCCAATGCGCGCATCTGGACGCCCGACGACAACAGGCTCTCCCTCTGGGAGGCCGGCGTAGGGCTCTCCTTCAAGTACCGCTTCAACGAGACGAAATACACCACGCCGCGCTCCTATCTGGAGGTGCTGGCGCAGTACAAGGCCGGACGCCTCTACAACAGGACCACCGACCAGGGCGTGGACGGCCTCTACCTGACCACCATCCTGCGCTATTGA
- a CDS encoding DUF4434 domain-containing protein → MTPRHAALTLALLCLLAAALPPGHAQAGPPRFQATFFQPLRGHEQWPPERFERLFDELAALGVREVVVQWCAFGRTRFLADPSGRDAEALPLLERLFPLAEARGMRLRLGLVHDPEWWAKTSRSPDVVEVYLKRLELDSLALAKDLLARFGGSPAFAGWYLPQELDDVRWNGPRRALLSAHLKGLAAGLKSLDPARDAGVSGFVNGFLDPLALREWLVELMRESGLAHFYLQDGVGVRKLTLAELPPYLEAASQAAARGGWTLHPVVEVFEQTHGEPLDQEPFQARPADMSRVAAQLAAAGRFAPEGITAFSLPEYAMPADGPLAAALNAAYRRYLASGR, encoded by the coding sequence ATGACACCGCGCCACGCCGCCCTCACCCTGGCCCTCCTCTGCCTGCTGGCCGCCGCCCTGCCCCCCGGGCACGCCCAAGCCGGGCCGCCGCGCTTCCAGGCCACCTTCTTCCAGCCCCTGCGCGGCCACGAACAGTGGCCTCCGGAACGCTTCGAGCGCCTCTTCGACGAACTGGCGGCCCTGGGCGTGCGGGAAGTGGTGGTGCAGTGGTGCGCCTTCGGCAGGACGCGCTTCCTGGCCGACCCCTCCGGGCGCGACGCCGAGGCCCTTCCCCTGCTGGAACGGCTCTTCCCCCTGGCCGAGGCCAGGGGCATGCGCCTGCGCCTGGGCCTCGTCCACGACCCGGAGTGGTGGGCCAAGACATCCCGCTCCCCCGACGTGGTGGAGGTCTATCTCAAGCGTCTGGAACTGGACTCCCTGGCCCTGGCCAAGGACCTGCTCGCACGTTTCGGCGGCTCCCCGGCCTTCGCCGGGTGGTATCTGCCCCAGGAACTGGACGACGTGCGCTGGAACGGGCCGCGCCGCGCCCTGCTCAGCGCCCATCTCAAGGGTCTGGCGGCGGGCCTGAAAAGCCTGGACCCGGCCCGCGACGCGGGCGTCTCGGGTTTCGTCAACGGCTTTCTGGACCCTTTGGCCCTGCGCGAATGGTTGGTGGAACTCATGAGGGAATCGGGGCTGGCGCACTTCTACCTGCAGGACGGCGTGGGCGTGCGCAAGCTCACTCTGGCGGAGCTGCCTCCCTACCTGGAGGCCGCGTCCCAGGCCGCCGCCCGGGGGGGCTGGACGCTCCATCCCGTGGTCGAGGTCTTCGAGCAGACCCACGGAGAGCCCCTCGATCAGGAGCCCTTCCAGGCCCGCCCGGCGGACATGTCCCGCGTGGCCGCCCAGCTGGCCGCGGCCGGGCGCTTCGCCCCGGAGGGCATCACGGCCTTCTCCCTGCCCGAATATGCCATGCCCGCCGACGGCCCCCTGGCGGCGGCCCTCAACGCCGCCTACCGACGCTACCTGGCCTCGGGGCGCTGA